The Muricauda sp. SCSIO 65647 genome includes a region encoding these proteins:
- a CDS encoding Fe-S cluster domain-containing protein: MLDSILYSVLLLASLGITAAMVLYIVSKKFYVYEDPLIATVEELLPAANCAGCGSPGCKAFAEKLVAADDISDLFCPVGGNDVMQLVSETLGKEVAEKDPTVAVVRCQGACDVRPKTTEYQGPKSCAISALIYSGETDCQYGCLGDGDCVSACQFDAMYMDEATGLPVVITDKCTSCGMCAAACPRNIIEMRPKHKRDLKIFVGCLNEDKAGIARKACSVACIGCSKCFDICPKEAITMVNNLAYIDPEYCTLCRKCVPVCPTESIIETNFPKKKIKQTVAEAVAEVGFTKTVGNA; this comes from the coding sequence ATGCTCGACTCCATTCTATATAGCGTTCTTTTGTTGGCCTCATTGGGCATTACGGCCGCCATGGTGCTTTACATCGTTTCAAAAAAGTTTTATGTGTACGAAGACCCACTGATCGCAACGGTAGAGGAACTTTTGCCCGCCGCCAATTGCGCTGGGTGTGGCTCACCGGGCTGTAAGGCATTTGCCGAAAAACTGGTGGCGGCCGATGATATCTCCGATCTCTTCTGCCCTGTAGGGGGCAATGATGTGATGCAACTGGTCTCTGAGACACTGGGCAAGGAAGTGGCCGAAAAAGACCCTACCGTAGCGGTGGTTCGCTGCCAAGGCGCTTGTGATGTGCGACCAAAGACCACCGAATACCAAGGTCCGAAATCATGCGCCATCTCGGCCCTGATCTATAGCGGTGAGACCGATTGCCAATATGGTTGCCTTGGCGATGGTGATTGCGTTTCGGCATGCCAGTTTGATGCCATGTACATGGACGAAGCAACGGGCCTGCCCGTGGTCATCACTGACAAATGCACCTCTTGCGGTATGTGTGCCGCTGCCTGCCCTAGAAACATCATCGAAATGCGGCCCAAGCACAAGCGTGACCTTAAGATCTTTGTGGGCTGTCTAAACGAAGATAAGGCCGGTATTGCCAGAAAAGCTTGCTCAGTGGCCTGTATCGGATGCTCTAAATGTTTTGATATCTGCCCGAAAGAAGCCATCACCATGGTCAACAATCTGGCCTATATCGACCCTGAGTACTGTACACTGTGTAGAAAATGTGTTCCTGTGTGCCCTACAGAGTCGATCATCGAAACCAATTTTCCGAAGAAAAAAATCAAACAAACGGTAGCCGAGGCGGTCGCGGAGGTAGGATTCACAAAAACCGTCGGCAATGCTTAA
- a CDS encoding electron transport complex protein RnfA: MDYLVIFIAAVFVNNIVLSQFLGICPFLGVSNRISTSVGMSGAVFFVMTIATTVTYLLHEYVLVPTGLIYLRTITFILVIAALVQMVEIILKKVSPALYQALGVFLPLITTNCAVLGVAILALGLTDGNLLKAVFFAISHSAGFSLALIVFASIREFLELADLPEGMKGVPINLLVAGLLSLAFLGFSGLV, from the coding sequence ATGGATTATCTGGTCATCTTTATCGCCGCCGTTTTTGTGAACAACATCGTATTGTCACAGTTTTTGGGCATCTGCCCGTTCTTGGGGGTATCGAACCGCATCTCTACCTCTGTGGGCATGTCGGGGGCCGTATTCTTTGTCATGACCATTGCCACCACGGTCACCTATCTGTTGCATGAATACGTGTTGGTGCCCACCGGATTGATCTATCTGCGCACCATTACCTTCATTCTGGTCATCGCGGCCCTTGTTCAAATGGTCGAGATCATCCTCAAAAAGGTGAGCCCTGCGCTGTACCAGGCCCTGGGGGTCTTTTTGCCCTTGATCACCACCAACTGCGCCGTTCTGGGTGTGGCCATTCTGGCATTGGGACTTACCGATGGCAATCTCTTAAAAGCGGTGTTCTTTGCCATTTCGCATTCGGCCGGTTTCTCGTTGGCCTTGATCGTCTTTGCCAGTATCAGGGAATTTTTAGAGCTTGCCGACCTCCCTGAGGGCATGAAGGGCGTGCCCATCAATCTTTTGGTCGCGGGGCTGCTGTCACTGGCCTTTTTAGGGTTTTCGGGCTTGGTATAG
- a CDS encoding RnfABCDGE type electron transport complex subunit D, whose protein sequence is MDSIPKIIVSASPHVHSDKTSKKIMYDVVIALVPAFLVSLYVFGLNALIVTAAAIVSCLLFEYLIQKHLLKTNVTISDGSALITGILLAFNLPANLPIWMIVAGSLIAIGVGKLSFGGLGFNIFNPALVGRVFLLVSFPVAMTSWPTAMENTTTLTDAVTGATTLGILKDGLQFGGTIPELSAQLPSNTDLLLGITGGSLGEMSALALLLGGVYLIARKVITWHIPVAVLATMALMTAIFWLADPEHYANPVLHLLSGGAILGAFFMATDLVTSPVTKKGMVIFAIGIGVITVVIRLFGSYPEGISFAILIMNAFVPLINKYFKPRRFGSKIKAKIV, encoded by the coding sequence ATGGACAGTATCCCCAAAATCATTGTATCAGCTTCGCCCCATGTCCATTCAGATAAGACCTCAAAAAAAATCATGTATGATGTGGTCATTGCATTGGTGCCGGCATTTTTGGTCTCACTTTATGTATTTGGCCTCAATGCGCTTATCGTAACGGCTGCCGCCATAGTCTCGTGTTTGCTCTTCGAATACCTCATACAAAAGCACCTGTTGAAAACCAATGTGACCATCAGTGATGGGTCAGCCCTGATCACTGGAATCTTACTGGCATTCAACTTGCCGGCCAATTTGCCCATTTGGATGATCGTTGCCGGTAGCCTGATCGCCATTGGTGTGGGCAAACTTTCTTTTGGCGGATTGGGATTCAATATTTTCAATCCCGCCTTGGTAGGCCGGGTCTTTTTATTGGTCTCGTTTCCGGTAGCAATGACCTCATGGCCCACAGCAATGGAGAACACGACCACATTGACCGATGCCGTTACCGGGGCCACCACGCTGGGCATTTTAAAAGATGGACTACAATTTGGCGGCACCATACCTGAGCTAAGCGCCCAGCTACCCAGCAATACCGACCTGCTTTTGGGCATCACGGGAGGATCGCTCGGTGAAATGTCTGCCCTTGCCCTATTGTTGGGCGGGGTGTACCTCATTGCCAGAAAAGTGATCACCTGGCATATTCCCGTAGCGGTATTGGCCACAATGGCCCTTATGACGGCTATCTTCTGGCTGGCAGATCCCGAGCATTATGCCAACCCGGTGCTACATCTTCTTTCGGGCGGTGCCATACTGGGAGCTTTTTTTATGGCGACCGATCTGGTGACGAGCCCAGTGACCAAAAAAGGCATGGTGATCTTTGCCATTGGCATTGGGGTCATTACCGTGGTCATTCGGTTGTTCGGGTCGTATCCTGAGGGCATATCTTTCGCCATATTGATCATGAACGCCTTTGTGCCCTTGATCAACAAATACTTTAAACCACGCCGGTTCGGTTCAAAAATCAAGGCCAAAATCGTATGA
- a CDS encoding RnfABCDGE type electron transport complex subunit E has protein sequence MAKTLNHKENFLKGILKENPVFVMLLGMCPTLGVTSSAFNGLGMGMATLFVLLMSNIVVSLIKSQIPAKVRIPAFIIIIASFVTVVEMVLEAFIPFLYEQLGIFIPLIVVNCLILGRAEAFASKNNLMASILDALGMGVGFVIALTVLGAVREILGSGSIFDLKFVSEDASTFILFILPPGAFIALAYLAVVFNRLTSKSA, from the coding sequence ATGGCCAAGACACTGAACCACAAGGAAAATTTTTTAAAAGGTATCTTAAAAGAGAACCCGGTATTTGTGATGCTCTTGGGCATGTGTCCCACATTGGGGGTCACCTCATCGGCGTTCAATGGTCTCGGCATGGGCATGGCCACCTTGTTCGTACTGCTGATGTCGAACATTGTGGTTTCGCTGATCAAATCGCAAATTCCCGCCAAGGTGCGCATTCCCGCTTTCATCATCATCATCGCCTCGTTCGTTACCGTGGTAGAAATGGTATTGGAGGCCTTCATCCCCTTTTTGTACGAGCAACTGGGCATCTTTATCCCCTTAATCGTGGTGAACTGCCTGATTTTGGGCCGGGCCGAGGCCTTTGCCTCAAAAAACAACCTAATGGCCTCTATATTGGATGCCCTTGGCATGGGCGTCGGGTTTGTGATCGCTCTTACCGTACTTGGGGCCGTACGGGAGATTTTGGGCAGCGGCAGCATTTTTGACCTCAAGTTCGTGTCAGAAGATGCCAGCACCTTTATTTTGTTCATTTTGCCGCCTGGGGCCTTTATCGCCCTTGCCTATCTGGCCGTCGTGTTCAATAGGTTAACCTCCAAATCAGCTTAG
- the rsxC gene encoding electron transport complex subunit RsxC, with amino-acid sequence MLKTFPKGGVHPPENKLTSSEQIKRLPVPKMVYVPIAQHIGIPAEIVVEAKEKVGIGQVIAKSGAFVSSNIHSPVAGMVTKLDMIVDSSGYKKQCIVIRTDAKNESNFQEVEYPLEKEIELSPKEIMQRISDCGIVGLGGATFPSHVKLNVQDDKKIDCLIINGVECEPYLTADHRLMLEKSQEILMGIKILMYALNIDRAIVGIENNKKDAIALFKKSTASEKGIDVAALQVKYPQGSEKQLIRALLKREVPKNGLPMDVGTIVHNVGTIFAIYEAVQHNRPLMERVVTVTGKKMESPSNYWIKIGTPIKDVIAGAGGLPEGTRKILNGGPMMGKALKNTDVPITKGTSGIVLIADEEADRGETKNCIRCGECVSVCPMGLEPHLLMNLSEKGMFEMAGQEDILTCIECGSCSYVCPSHRPLLDYIRFGKDVTKKLETSKN; translated from the coding sequence ATGCTTAAAACCTTTCCCAAAGGGGGGGTACATCCTCCAGAAAACAAACTGACCTCATCTGAACAAATCAAAAGACTGCCTGTGCCCAAAATGGTATATGTGCCCATAGCGCAGCACATTGGCATACCCGCCGAAATTGTGGTCGAAGCAAAAGAAAAGGTCGGTATTGGCCAGGTCATTGCCAAATCAGGGGCCTTTGTCTCTTCCAATATTCATTCGCCGGTAGCGGGCATGGTGACCAAACTCGATATGATCGTTGACAGCAGTGGTTATAAAAAACAGTGTATCGTCATTCGGACGGATGCCAAGAACGAATCGAATTTTCAAGAAGTCGAATACCCGCTTGAAAAGGAAATCGAACTGTCGCCGAAAGAAATTATGCAGCGCATCTCGGATTGTGGTATCGTTGGCTTGGGAGGCGCTACTTTTCCGTCACACGTGAAATTGAACGTACAGGACGATAAAAAAATCGATTGCCTGATCATCAATGGTGTGGAGTGTGAGCCCTATTTGACCGCAGACCACAGATTGATGCTCGAAAAATCCCAGGAAATCTTAATGGGCATCAAGATATTGATGTATGCGCTGAACATCGACAGGGCCATTGTAGGAATCGAGAACAACAAGAAAGACGCCATTGCGCTCTTCAAGAAATCCACTGCTTCTGAAAAGGGCATCGATGTGGCCGCCTTGCAAGTAAAATATCCGCAGGGCAGTGAAAAGCAACTTATCCGAGCCCTATTGAAAAGGGAGGTACCCAAAAACGGGCTGCCCATGGATGTGGGCACCATTGTACACAATGTGGGCACCATTTTCGCCATCTATGAGGCCGTTCAGCACAATAGGCCCCTAATGGAACGCGTGGTGACGGTAACCGGCAAAAAAATGGAAAGCCCTTCAAACTATTGGATAAAGATAGGAACACCCATCAAAGATGTGATCGCAGGTGCGGGAGGCCTCCCTGAAGGCACACGAAAAATACTCAACGGCGGTCCCATGATGGGCAAGGCCCTAAAAAACACCGATGTTCCCATCACCAAGGGAACCTCGGGCATAGTGCTCATCGCCGACGAGGAAGCCGACAGGGGCGAAACAAAGAACTGTATCCGTTGTGGTGAGTGTGTAAGTGTCTGCCCCATGGGCCTAGAACCCCATTTGTTGATGAACCTATCTGAAAAGGGCATGTTTGAAATGGCCGGCCAAGAAGATATTCTCACCTGTATCGAATGTGGTTCATGTAGTTATGTATGCCCATCACATCGCCCCCTGTTAGACTATATCAGGTTTGGTAAAGATGTGACCAAAAAATTGGAAACCTCAAAGAATTGA
- a CDS encoding NAD(P)-dependent alcohol dehydrogenase, giving the protein MPKAVLELQDIGKPIPKQNEALVKIYSSTVTAGDCRIITFDFARWFWLPGRFIFGFNKPRRNIPGWEFAGQIESIGKKVKHFNIGDKVFGYASGISFGSTNAEYLAISENRLVAIDLDKIGYEEASVLPIGGLTALHFLRKAKVKKGQKMLIYGASGSVGTYAVQLAKYFGAEVTAVCSRKNFDLVKSLGADYLIDYRKEDFTKNGQVYDVIFDTVIKTSFSHCVDSIKQKGIYLTLDWPIIQAIWVSLTSTKKIIFGSAADKADDLVYLRKLVENNIIKPVIDRSYPLDEAVAAYEYVNEGHKVGNVIIMNQ; this is encoded by the coding sequence ATGCCCAAGGCAGTATTAGAGCTTCAGGATATAGGGAAACCTATTCCAAAACAAAACGAAGCTCTAGTTAAGATATATTCATCCACCGTTACAGCCGGTGATTGCAGAATTATCACATTTGATTTTGCAAGATGGTTTTGGTTACCCGGAAGATTTATTTTCGGTTTTAATAAACCAAGAAGGAATATACCAGGGTGGGAGTTTGCAGGTCAAATTGAATCTATTGGAAAAAAAGTAAAGCATTTTAATATTGGAGATAAAGTATTCGGCTATGCTAGCGGAATAAGTTTTGGTAGCACAAATGCCGAATACTTAGCTATTTCAGAAAACAGATTAGTAGCTATTGATCTAGACAAAATAGGATATGAAGAAGCATCAGTTTTGCCTATTGGCGGATTGACGGCATTGCATTTCCTTAGAAAAGCCAAAGTAAAAAAAGGGCAAAAGATGCTGATTTACGGAGCATCGGGAAGCGTAGGGACTTATGCTGTACAGTTGGCAAAGTATTTTGGCGCTGAAGTTACGGCAGTTTGTAGTCGCAAAAATTTTGATCTAGTAAAATCTCTAGGTGCAGATTATTTGATTGATTATAGAAAGGAAGATTTCACTAAGAATGGCCAAGTATATGATGTGATTTTTGATACAGTTATAAAAACATCATTTTCGCATTGTGTTGATTCCATAAAGCAGAAAGGGATTTATTTAACTCTGGATTGGCCAATTATTCAGGCGATATGGGTTTCGTTGACCAGCACAAAAAAAATTATTTTTGGTTCGGCAGCAGACAAGGCAGATGATTTGGTATACCTAAGAAAACTTGTTGAAAATAATATAATTAAGCCTGTGATTGACAGATCTTATCCTTTAGATGAAGCCGTGGCTGCCTATGAATATGTTAACGAAGGGCATAAAGTAGGTAATGTGATAATAATGAATCAA
- a CDS encoding SoxR reducing system RseC family protein: MDPVQTNSGTLTHSGVVSGKKGRSLIVSLDENLQCESCYAKGTCGIADSGSKQIEVSAPIGSFKLNEPVTVVLQKGLGLKAVFWAYVFPFLLMILTLWAAAFFVQEWVAGVLSLLVLVPYYLVLNTLKDLFKKKFAISVLKIQ; encoded by the coding sequence ATGGATCCAGTACAGACAAACAGCGGTACACTGACCCATTCTGGAGTGGTTTCTGGAAAAAAAGGTCGTTCGCTCATTGTTTCATTGGATGAAAACCTACAATGCGAGTCTTGCTATGCCAAGGGCACGTGTGGCATTGCTGATTCGGGCTCGAAGCAAATCGAGGTGTCTGCCCCCATTGGCTCGTTCAAACTTAACGAACCTGTGACAGTGGTGCTGCAAAAAGGATTGGGTCTCAAAGCGGTTTTTTGGGCCTACGTATTTCCCTTTTTGTTGATGATACTCACTTTATGGGCCGCTGCCTTTTTTGTACAGGAATGGGTGGCCGGAGTATTATCGCTATTGGTTTTGGTTCCCTATTATCTTGTTCTCAATACCCTAAAGGACCTATTTAAAAAGAAGTTTGCCATTTCCGTATTAAAAATACAATAA
- a CDS encoding RnfABCDGE type electron transport complex subunit G, protein MRKKESTFLNMVLSLLAITLVAGFSLGYVNELTIGPKAEAKLAKKMAALQMVLPEFDNDLVSAAIWVPLEKTNDSTEIYPAFKEGTFVGAAVIGTSERGYSGTIKIMVGFEPNGNINDIVVLEQKETPGLGTKIKGDKFLRQFEGKDPASFDLKVKKDGGEVDALTGATITTRAFSEAVQQAYDAFVKNKESITNPKK, encoded by the coding sequence ATGCGCAAAAAAGAATCGACTTTCTTGAACATGGTATTGTCATTATTGGCCATCACCTTGGTTGCGGGATTCTCTTTGGGTTATGTGAACGAACTTACCATAGGGCCAAAGGCCGAAGCCAAATTGGCCAAAAAGATGGCCGCCCTTCAAATGGTGTTGCCCGAGTTTGACAACGACCTGGTCTCAGCGGCCATATGGGTGCCATTGGAAAAGACAAATGATAGTACCGAAATCTATCCGGCCTTCAAAGAAGGAACATTTGTCGGGGCCGCAGTGATCGGCACCTCTGAACGGGGCTATAGCGGTACGATCAAGATCATGGTCGGTTTTGAGCCCAATGGAAACATCAATGACATCGTGGTCTTAGAGCAGAAAGAGACCCCAGGGCTGGGCACAAAAATAAAAGGAGACAAATTTTTGCGACAGTTCGAGGGGAAAGACCCGGCAAGTTTCGACCTAAAGGTGAAAAAAGATGGGGGCGAGGTAGATGCACTCACGGGGGCCACCATTACCACAAGGGCCTTCTCAGAAGCCGTACAACAAGCCTACGATGCCTTTGTCAAAAACAAAGAATCCATAACCAACCCAAAAAAGTAG